CCTGGGAGGAGAACGACCGTGTGCAGTGAGTGTCCCCGCCTTCCTTCTGGGTGGGGGCGGGTGTGTGGGTGGCCTGTATCCAGCTCTGGCCTCCACCCTTGCCCAGGTCTGCGGGGGGCCCGCGGAAAGGCTACATGGGTCACCTGACGCGAGTGGCCAACGCCCTGGTGCAGAACGTGGACAAGGGGCCCAATGCCGAGCAGCTGGGGCAGTTGCTGAAAGGTGAGGTGGCGGCTTGCTTTTGGGGGGGTGGAGGCTGGTGGAGGCCAAGGGCCTCCTCCTCATGTCTTTGTCCTTGTCCCTGTACCTACTGCACAGAGCTGCCAGCTGAGCAGCAGGAACAGTGGGAGGCCTTCGTGTCAGGACCCCTGGCCGAGACCAACAAGAAGAACATGGTGGACCTGGTGAGGCCCCCGCAGTCCCAGCTCCCTGTCCCCACGGGGTCCCCACAACCTACGGGCCCTCacagccctgccccctgcccacccAGGTGAACACCCACCACCTGCACTCCTCCAGTGATGACGAGGATGACCGGCTCAAGGAGTTCAATTTCCCCGAGGAGGCCGTGCTGCAGCAGGTGGGGCTGTGGGGACTGCGGGATCCTCCAGGTCCAGTCCTGTCCCTCCcgtcccaccccctgccccctgttccagccccaccctccaccccgcCCACCTGCCCTGCCCCACCAGCCAGCAGCCCCTGACCACCACCCACCGCCCTACAGGCCTTCGTGGATTTCCAGATGCAGCGCATGACTTCAGCCTTCATCGACCACTTCGGCTTCAATGATGAGGAGTTTGGGGAGCAGGAGGAAAGCGTGAAGTGAGTGTGCCGCTCTGTGGGAGGCTGCCTGCCGCGGGCTCCCACCACCCCTCCTAGTCCCTCCCGGGCTGCGCGACTGTGTGGGACCAGCTTGTGCAGGGTCAGAATGGCCCAGAGGCCAGGATCAATGAGAATTTTTCCCTTCCAGAGGCCTGGGgcaatgagaattttttttacttactgatttttattattttatttatttatttacttattttgtgacagatagagtgagagagggatagacaggcaggaaaggagagatgtgaagcatcaattctttgttgcaggtccttaattcactgattgcttctcatatgtgccttaacggtagtgggggggtggctacagcagagcgaataatcctttgctcaagccagcgacctcagtgtttcgaacttgggtcctccacgtcccagtctgatgctctatccactgcgccactgcctgctcagggtgatttttatttttaaaattgattttagagagagaggaagagaaacatccacttgttgttccaccagttggttcttgtatgtgccctgaccggggattaaactGCCAACTTTGAtgtactgggatgacactctagtCCACGGCACACCCAGCCACTACCACAATATCTCTTTCAGTGGTCAGCTGTGCCCATTTGTTGCAATAGCATTTTAACATTATCACTTCTGGTGCTGTGGCCGTGAACATTCTTTTTTATCCTCTGAATTTTCTGCCACAGGCTCTGTTACTTGAACAGtcagagaaaagaatgaaaattgagTAACAGTTTATAAATTGCACAGGCACGCTCGTGACAGCAGCAGGCAGACAGCGAAGGGCGGGTGGCCACTGAATGAGCACAGAGGACACCGGATCAGGGGCAGGCGTGGCCACCACGGCTTTCTCACTGCCTGCCTATCCAGGGGCCTCTGTTCTGAGCCTGCTTTGTGTAGTGTCAGCCCCTGGCCCAGGGCAGATTGCCTGTGTGGGCCTAGTCTCCTCGTGCGCACCTCAGGGCTGAGGGGTCTGGAGGGCTCTGAATGGAGCGCGCCCTGCAGGGCCCCTGAAGGACGTGCTGGTGAAGCGCTGTGTGCCCTGTGCCTGCTGAGCAGAGGTAGTCTGCTCGGGAGGAGCCTGTCGCATCCCCAGGTGGATGGGGCAGTGGGCTGATGGGGGCCCAGCCGGCCCTTGGGGTGCGCACAAGCACCCAAGGGGTGTGGTTTAGAGTCAGGTGGGAGGACAGCTGAGAGGGGCTCCTGCAGCACAAAGCCCCCTTGGGCACCTTTGTGCAAGGACAGGGACCTCAGCTCTGCCAGGCTCTGCCCATGACGTGACTATATCACGAGTGTTGACTTGGGTTACATATAGAGAGAGGTGAGCGAGTGGGGGTTTGGCAGAGGCACAGCTGTGAACAGTAAGGGTACATGCATGAGAGAAGAAGCTGgagggcccccccccccgcctccccaTCCCCCTACATCCCCTGCCCTGTGCCTCCATGGCCCCCCAGCCTCCCCTCACTGTCTTGCTTCCCTCTCAGTGCACCTTTTGACAAGACAGCCAATATCACTTTCTCCCTCAATGCTGATGATGAGAACGTGAGTGCTGCCCTGTtctctggtgggggggggggtttgcgaGCTGCGCCACTCAccccaccctcctgcccctgCAGCCCAACGCCAACCTGCTGGAGATATGCTACAAGGACAGGATCCAGCAGTTTGatgacgaggaggaggaggaggaggaggaggagggcccaggctctggggagtCCGACGGGGAGGATGGCGCCTGGCAGggcagccagctggccaggggagCCCGCCTGGGCCTGCGGTGagtcccttcctgcctctccaggCTTCGTGGCCTGGTGGGGCAGTGGGCCCATAGTGAACAGTTCCCATTGGCCTGTGTGAGGGAGAAGTGTGCGGGGAATGGAGTGTATATTTGTCAGGGGACTTTCAGTTGTGAGCGTTAGGAACCCAGTTCTGATGGGTTaacagtggttttctttttttttttttttgtatttttctgaagctggaaacagggagagacagtcagacagactcccgcatgcgcccgaccgggatccacccggcacgcccaccaggggcgatgctctgccctccagggggcgatgctctgcccctccggggcgtcgctctgccgcaaccagagccactctagcgcctggggcagaggccaaggagccatccccagcgcccgggccatctttgctccaatggagccttggctgcagaaggggaagagagagacagagaggaaggagggggggggggggtggagaagcaaatgggcatttctcctatgtgccctggccgggaattgaacccgggtcccccgcacgccaggccaacgctctaccgctgagccaaccagccggagCCAACAGTGGTTTTCAAGATGTTTACACTTCGGAACTAGTGAAAAGAGGAGAATTATTTCCTAggctgctaaggcagaaatcaccccaaATGTAGTGAATTGGACTGGGATTGTTGGGTCTAATAACCTTCATGcaatcagggtggttaactctttcatggactggtcCGTAGACTGGCctgcagactggtggttgaaaaacactggataAAGCTACAAGAATAGCGAAACAGCTTGTGTGTGGCTGGAACCCGAGGGGTCTCTTTCAGGTACAGCATGATCCAGGTGCATCTGCAAACAGCAGCTCCCGGGTTAGCTGTCGTGCCGTTGTTCCCAGAATGGTGGTTCCAgcagcttctctttctcttaattttgGTAAAATGACAGGTGATAATCATGCCATCCTCACTGGCCTCGTGTCAGTCAGCTGAGACCAGGTCTTTGTGCTAACGTTGTTATTTTTCTCCATGCTGTCTGGCTCGGATGTCACCGACCATGTGGAGTTGTTCCACGTCAGCTTCTTGGTGCCTGCACCTGAGTCTTTGCCCCCAGGGTTCCTGATTTGAGGATTAGAGTGCTTTACCTCTTTATTGGACTTGTAACAAGCACAGGCAAGTGTGTGAATCCTGAGAGGATGGCCACATGGACAGCCCTCGCCAGGGGCGGGGTTGGAGCCATCCCTGTACCCCTGCTGGCTGCCACTGCAGACCCTTGTGGCAGGGGTGGTTCACTGCCATCCTCGGCTGTGCTGCTGTGGGGCCACCAAGTCCCAGGTCGTGATCACCCATGCTTCTGTGGGTTTAAGGTGGTGTTAGCTCTTACGCTTAGGTTTCGATCCACTGAGCGCTGTGCGGGGTCCAGTTCATTCTTGCATGCGGGGATGCCACTGTCCCAGTGGCACTTGAAGGGACGGTCCTCTCTCCAGGGCAGGTTGTGGCACCCTTGTGGACACCATTTGACTGTGTGTGCAGGGCTTATTCCCGCTCTCCTGGCCCATTGGTCCTGATGTCCATTTCTATGATGGACAGACAGGTCTTGATCACTGTTGCACTGTAGGAAGTTGTGAAATTAGGAAGTGTGGGTTCCTGCCACTTTGTTCAAGGTTGTGTTGACTATTGAGGGTCCTTGAGATCCCGTGTGCATTTTGGGATCAGCTTGTCAGTTCCAACAAGAGCCGGCTGGGATTCTGATGGGGATGGCCCCGGGCCTGCCGCTCAGGGTGCGGGTGCTGCTGTTCTGACAGTATTTGGTCACAGCCTGTGAGCATGGGGCGTGTTTCCATGAATTCAGGTACTTTTAactctcagtactgttttgtaGTTTTCGGAGTGAGTTTTATGCTCCTTTGTTAAATGTATCCCTAACTTGTATTCTTTTGGATATGACTGAATGTGGCTGTTTCCTTGTCATTCTGAGGTGTCTCAAGTGTGTAGAAACGCCATCATTCCCTGGCCACCGACGTCGTGACCCGTGCCCTTGCAGAATCCTTTCGGGTTCGAGAAGCTCCCCTCTGTCCCCCGGTTGCTGAGTGTCTCGTTACTTTCAATGCTAAGGAGATGTGTTCCTTCCCACTGTGAAGATGGTGGCATGGTCAGCATTTGCTCAGCTGTCCCCCTGGGTGGACACCTAGGCCGGTCAGACTTTGTGGTCTCAAGTCACATGTTAGTCCGCACTCAGCAGTATTTTTGGAGCCACTGCACATGCTGATGTTGTTCTTGGCCAAGGAAACAGTGGTGATGGGGACGAGGACAGCCACCCTTGGTGCTGGCGGTATCACTGGCCACCCGGCCCCTGTGGGACAGGACTCTCCTGGGCGTCTTGAAGCCCCCTGGGCCCAGCCCGGGAGGCCCTAACTGACttgtccccccctccccacatcaCCTCCACCCTTTTTTGTGCCTGTTGATTCCTTCACAGATGGCTGCTGGTGGCCAGCCCGGGCGGGGGGTGGCTGGGCAGTGGGGACACCGCCCTGCCCCAGCTCCATGGTGACAGCTGGTTTTGGTGGCAGGAGCGGAGGCAGCACAGAcagcgaggaggaggaggacgaggacgaCGAGGATGatgaggaggacgaggaggaagaCGGCCAGGCGGCCCGAGGCAGAGCTGGACCCTCCGCTTACCCCAGCCCGGGCCCCCAGCCTCCTGGTGGGTGAACACGGGCAGGGCCATGGTCAGCGGGCATAGGTGTCTGCCCGCCTGCCGTGCTCACTGCTGCCCCTACCCATCCCCCAGGCTCCGGCTGGACAGCCACCTTTGATGCAGTGCCTACAGATACCCTGACCAGCCCACAGGACTCCAGGGAGCAGGAGCTGTGCTCTGGGCCCCCCGCCCCACAGGGGCCTCTCGCTGTGCCCCAGGACCTCCCTGCCTCGAGCCCAGCCAGCCCTGcagcccccagcaccctgcagctCAGGTGAGGCCAGGAGGCCAGGCTGGGGCACGGGGGCTGGGTCCTGGTTCCCTCGGGCCGCAGAGTCAGCGTCAGCCGCCACCTCAggctgcccctctcccctcccaggtccCAGGACCCCGCGATCTCCTCAGCACCTCAGGAAGCCTCAGAAGGCAGCCAAGTAGCGGAGCCCTCAGGTGAGCTGCTGCCTGCCCCTGCCACCCCCCGCCCCtgccaccccccccacctccatgccCCTGCCTCCGCCACTGCTACTTGAGGGGTTGGCTGAGTGGGCCTCTCTTTTGCAGCCCCCTGTCAGGCCTTGGTCAGCGTCCAGGACCTCCAGGCTTCCCTCAGAGGGACAAGCTCTGCCCCCAGCTCCTTGGACAGGTGACCAACTGAGGAGTAGCTGCTGGGGCTATTGGGGGGGGGTAACAGAAACTTGGGGTTGTTTCTGCCCCTGAGCTACTGTAGGGGGCCCTGGTGGGACGCCCGAGGTTCATGCCCCTTTCCTGGGGCCTCTAGCAGCTGAAGGTCCAGGACTGAGCCTGTGCCTGCAGGATGTCATAGAACCCAGGGCCACCAGCTCAGCCCAGGGGGGCTTCCAGCAGGGCACAGGGTGTGTGCAGAGCCTGTATCCCAAACCGTCTGTCCTGCTGGGACAGCTCCTGGGGGCCTGTGGGTGTGAGGGCCCCGGGCCGCGGGCAAGTGTCCCGCAGGGCATCAGAGTGACAGTCACCCCACTGGTCCGCCCACAGTGCAACCAGAGACCCTGCTACCTCTGTTCCAGCCCCTTGGGCCCCCCAACTCCCCCAGGCCATGGAGGGGGAGAAGAGCCCAGAGCCCCCAGGACTCCCTCAAAGCCAGAGGTGAGCATGGGCTGTCTTCCTGCTGGTTGAGTGGggttcattttggggggggggcattgaCCTCTCATACTCGTCTCCCAACAGTGCCCAGGCCCTGCAGCCGCCTCCGATACCCAATGGCTCTGCCCAGGGTGGGCCCATGTCCCCGGGCTCCCAGTGAGTATCAGAgcctgggggtgaggggtggaggggtgtgggggtggagagggggccaGTGGGCCCCTCATGCCggtctccctcttccttcccaggTGACTGCCTGGTTGCTGTGGTGGAGGCCAGATCCTTGTCCTGTGTGTGGACCCTGCCCGGGCAGGGTCAGGGGTGTCCCAGACAGCCTGGTACCCCCATCTCCCATCTCATCCCCCCTTATGTTCTCTCCTCTGGACTCCCCGGAGGCTGGTGCCAGGGAGACAGGCCCCACCCACCCCATTTgcactgagaaaagaaaagatggagtTTTACCTCCTAGAATAAAGATATAGAGtcgggtagagagagagagacctatattatatattatatgtatgttgagggaggagaggggttgGGAGGAGAGCCGGCAGGAAGCCATGCCCTGCATGGGCAGGGCTGGGTCTTCCCGTCCAGTGGTCCAGTGGGGGCTGGCACAGCCGCAGGGGGCTGTGTCCATCCTGCCTACCCTTGGCACACCCCGCTCGGTGCAGATGTCCACACCCACACTCGGCCTTTCAGCTCAGGCCCACCTGGGGCCCGAGTGGGGGCCGTGCCTTTGCCCAGCCCCGCACACCCTGGACCCTGCACTTTCCCCCAGGCCAGGAAAACAGGAGCCCCGCCCGGCCCGCAGTGCTCTGGGGGCTGGGGTTCTAGTCCAGGGGGGGCCTCTCCCGTGACATTCCCATGAGGCCCTGACACACTCATGAGAGCCCTGCGCCTCCCACAGGCGCTGGGGCTGGGCTTGGCGGGGGTCCAGCTGGGGTCCCCCTCCAATACCCGAGGGTCTGGGGTCCAGCCCAGCTGCCAAGTGACCTTGTCCCAGCTCCCTCTCTCAGGCTGTGTGAGTGCGTTTGTCCTGTGTGTCCGTGCGAGCTTCTGTTTCGTATTGCAGATATAAGTAATAAAGGACCGTTTACGACTTCTGTTGCTCAGACCTGGAGTTCTGGGATGTGGGGGATGGGGCCCTGTCTCCCGGGGTCCCCTTCGTGATCCCAACCAGGGGGTGGCCCTGCAGGAAActcttctctgagcctctccCCTCTGGTGGGGCAGTGGGTAGTTGGAGGTGGCCATGGAGGCCGGACTGGGCTGTGGGCGCCTGGTAGGTCCCTGCCATGCAGGGGGAAGTGAACAGACCAGTAGCACTCACCAGACTAGGGGTTCGAAGCTTTTGTTCTGGTGCCATCCGGGGCCTTGGGGCGCAGGCTGCTGACAACCTCTCAGGGAGTCCTCCCTGGCGCACATGCTCTCAGGAAGTGTTTGTGGGAGGCCCTGGAGATGTGCAGGGGGGTGTGGACCCAGAGGGGCCCTAGTGGCGATGGGAGGAGTTTCATCTTGTCCCTCCTTCCCACCGGTGAAGACAAGGTGATGGTGCCCCGTCCCTCTGGTGAAGGAGGGCTGGCTGGGCATGGGACTGCGAGGGGCATTCGCACCCACAGCAGAGGGGTTGGAAACTAGGTTCTGAGGGAGGCTGGGGAATGAGTGTGGAGgggggtcccctgcatcccaatGGGCACCTTATCTGCAGGTGCCAGGCCGAGCCATCCCTGGGTGGGGACAGCATCTCCCTAGGCCATTATCAGTCCCAGAGTCCACAGGACACTCCTCGGGTTAACGTGTAACCACACACCATCCCCTCCACCCCTAAAGCCATTGGTGCCCACAGACAGGCcactctggggggggggtgtcacagaCCGTCATGGACGCCGAGAAAGAGGGGCTGCCCCGAAATCTTCACTTCTCAGCCCAAGTGAGAACCTGAGTGTGGGAGGGGAGATGGGCCTGGGGTCCTGGGGTCCTGGCCTCCTGGGAGGCTGGACGACCTGGGGTCCCTGGGTGGGGGTGGCGCTGGAGCCCTGAGACCTTAATCTTGGTGGGGTGGGGCCTGACTGGCaagggctgggggctggctgaGACCGCGAGGTCAAGCGGGTCTGGAGTGGACCCTCATCCCAGGGTCTGAGCGCTGGGCCAACTCCACTGTCTCAGCGGCCCACCTGTCCCCAAAGCAGCTGCCCCTGGGCTGGCTGAGCCCTTACTTTGTCACCTGCACTGCCTACTTCCTGCTCTGGATCCCCGAGGAGCCGCCATCCTGGGTCGGTGCCCTGGTCAAGTGCCTGCCTATACCAGTGCCCTGGTGGGGCTGCTGTGGGCGTCCCCTGGCGGGAGGTATGGCCGCCTCCTGCAGGTGGCCCTGCTCTTCTCAGCCCTTGGGGACATCTTCCTCATCTGGCCTGAGGCCTTTGTCTATGGTAAGCAGGGGGAGCCGGCGGTGTCATCCCCTTTAGCCTCCCTTGCTGAGGGGTCCCGGTTGCTGGGGCGGCTCCCTGATAGCACCTGCCTGCCGTGGGCTAGGTGACATTCAAAGGCACTGGGGTGCAGCAGAGACCAACACACACCTGGACCCCCCGCCCTCAGGGAGCTCAGCCTGACCTTCGCAGGTGTGAGTGACAGGCATCAAGGAAGTCGAGTGTGGGGTCCGGGTGTGACAGTCTTGAGTAGGATGGCGTTGCAGACTAGGAGACATCTTGGTGGGGGTACAGGAAGGTCAGACAGTCCAGGCAGGGGCCCTAGGGTGGGCGTGTGCCCAGCGTGTGCATCCAGGTGGTGAAGCCAAATGCATAGTGGAGCTCGGGGGAGTCGAGATAGCATGTGAGGGAAGTAAGGACGGAGGCTGCACTAAGGACCCTGGCTGGGAGCAGAGCGGGGACAGTCCTGTCCCTCATGCCGTGGGCTGCACGGTGACGCAAGCAGCAGGCCTCTCAGGcacccacccccatgtcccctaGGTGTCCTGGCTTTCACCCAAAGCCAGCTGCTCTACATCTGGGCCTTCGGCTTCCGGCCCCTGCAGCTGGGCCTCCTGCCGCCCATCCTGTTGACCTGTCTCCCATTAtatggcctcctgctgctgcaccTGCCTCCCGACATGGTCCTGCCCCTGAGCACCTACTCCCTGGCCCTGACCACCATGCTATGGCGCGGC
The Saccopteryx bilineata isolate mSacBil1 chromosome 3, mSacBil1_pri_phased_curated, whole genome shotgun sequence DNA segment above includes these coding regions:
- the TMEM86B gene encoding LOW QUALITY PROTEIN: lysoplasmalogenase TMEM86B (The sequence of the model RefSeq protein was modified relative to this genomic sequence to represent the inferred CDS: deleted 2 bases in 1 codon); amino-acid sequence: MDAEKEGLPRNLHFSAQQLPLGWLSPYFVTCTAYFLLWIPEEPPSWVGALVKCLPISALVGLLWASPGGRYGRLLQVALLFSALGDIFLIWPEAFVYGVLAFTQSQLLYIWAFGFRPLQLGLLPPILLTCLPLYGLLLLHLPPDMVLPLSTYSLALTTMLWRGLARGGSARWGALFFTISDTTLAWDAFIQPLAHARLLIMATYYAAQLLIALSAFQSPRLKTN